In Sulfurisphaera javensis, a single genomic region encodes these proteins:
- a CDS encoding polysaccharide deacetylase family protein — translation MIYVSVTVDVDAMAGWIGSYGGENSLCDLSRGEFAGKIGVKRLVSLFKETKIKATWFIPGHSIETFKNEIYEAAHEEHEIGTHGYSHENPLRLTKEKEKKIFIKNIRLIKEITGKEPKGNRQPWWDMAPWTVENLEELGFTYDSSLMGDEFHPYYLRKGDKWYPIDYSKDPDEWMKPYEFGKPTKIIEFPVSWYLDDLPPQLFMKHPYYNYGWTHQILYIMYYLENILITYMKSRKMVYLR, via the coding sequence ATGATATATGTAAGTGTGACAGTAGATGTAGACGCAATGGCCGGATGGATAGGAAGTTATGGAGGAGAAAATTCTCTTTGTGACTTATCAAGAGGAGAGTTTGCAGGTAAAATAGGTGTAAAAAGACTCGTATCTCTATTTAAAGAAACAAAAATAAAAGCTACATGGTTTATTCCAGGTCACTCTATAGAAACTTTTAAGAACGAAATATATGAAGCTGCGCATGAGGAACACGAAATTGGTACACATGGATATTCTCATGAAAACCCATTAAGATTAACGAAAGAAAAAGAAAAGAAAATATTTATAAAAAATATAAGATTAATAAAAGAGATTACTGGAAAAGAACCTAAGGGAAATAGACAACCGTGGTGGGATATGGCACCATGGACCGTTGAAAATTTAGAAGAATTAGGATTCACATACGATAGTAGTTTAATGGGGGATGAATTTCATCCTTATTATTTGCGTAAAGGAGATAAATGGTATCCAATAGATTACTCTAAGGATCCAGATGAATGGATGAAACCATATGAATTTGGTAAGCCTACTAAAATAATTGAATTTCCAGTATCATGGTATCTAGATGATTTACCTCCTCAGTTATTCATGAAACATCCATATTATAATTATGGATGGACACATCAGATATTGTATATAATGTACTATTTAGAGAACATTTTGATTACTTATATGAAATCGAGAAAAATGGTATACTTACGTTAA
- a CDS encoding MFS transporter, protein MKDYIHAVTSSTLAWAGNIYDLVLITYTYPFLHKFFGLTYFELTLLFSLGLIGRVIGASIFGKLADKKGRKIVSLIGTAGYSSFQALFTFSSAFVLMALFRTIEGIFMGAQWTAGTVLAVEKAPKEKIQFVNSIVQAGYALGYALTGVSYYFLSSSLNSITGYYIFMLTGSIPLALVPYIYFKVTESFKPVARQKVRVSEYKDYFIKASLAMSGMFIAYLSVFSIYPDFAYAEHFPPSFIGILMAIANIIQALSYIFFGRISSYVSPFKLIYTGIIGLLIAVFLAMPLFSSFYIIPSMSAGVFLYAFSVGFWPLISGIVASSVPTEIRAFLTGTSYNIGAVSGGVISAIIGEIIVLYGMGRLPYFVDLINFASLAVVFISMYTWPRRIAVKES, encoded by the coding sequence ATGAAAGATTATATACATGCAGTTACATCCTCTACATTAGCATGGGCAGGGAACATTTACGATTTAGTATTAATAACTTACACATACCCATTTCTTCACAAATTCTTTGGATTAACATACTTTGAACTCACATTGCTCTTTTCATTAGGTTTAATAGGTAGAGTTATAGGAGCATCAATTTTCGGAAAATTAGCTGATAAAAAGGGAAGGAAAATTGTTTCCTTAATTGGAACGGCTGGTTATAGTTCATTTCAGGCACTTTTCACATTCTCATCAGCATTTGTGTTGATGGCTTTATTTAGAACTATAGAGGGAATATTCATGGGTGCACAATGGACTGCTGGAACTGTATTAGCTGTTGAAAAAGCTCCTAAAGAGAAAATACAATTTGTTAACAGCATAGTTCAAGCTGGTTATGCATTAGGTTATGCATTAACTGGGGTAAGTTATTATTTCCTTTCTTCTTCCCTAAACTCAATAACTGGTTATTACATTTTCATGCTTACTGGTTCAATTCCTTTAGCTTTAGTCCCTTACATTTACTTTAAAGTTACTGAAAGTTTTAAGCCAGTTGCAAGACAAAAAGTGAGAGTTAGTGAATATAAGGACTATTTTATTAAAGCATCTTTAGCAATGTCCGGAATGTTTATAGCTTATTTATCAGTTTTTAGTATTTATCCAGATTTTGCTTATGCTGAGCATTTTCCACCATCATTTATAGGAATTTTAATGGCAATAGCTAACATAATTCAAGCTTTATCTTACATTTTCTTTGGAAGGATTTCAAGTTATGTAAGTCCCTTTAAATTAATTTACACGGGAATTATAGGATTGCTTATTGCAGTATTTTTAGCAATGCCGTTGTTTTCCTCCTTTTATATAATTCCATCAATGTCGGCTGGAGTATTTTTATATGCATTTTCAGTAGGTTTTTGGCCATTAATTTCTGGTATTGTAGCTAGTAGTGTGCCAACTGAAATTAGGGCATTCTTAACTGGGACTAGTTATAATATTGGTGCAGTATCTGGTGGTGTTATTTCAGCTATCATAGGGGAAATAATAGTTTTATACGGTATGGGAAGATTACCATATTTCGTTGATCTCATAAACTTTGCTTCTTTAGCTGTAGTTTTCATTTCAATGTATACTTGGCCTAGAAGAATAGCAGTAAAAGAAAGTTAA
- a CDS encoding FAD-binding oxidoreductase, translating into MLFDYFEKEGILYTTEYEIVKEKSKDWSFTSPILRKINKVADAVVFPRSEEDIIKIVEFAIENHIPLIPRGSGYGTVGGLIPLKGGIIVDMSGLSGIIEEDEDTITVYSGTKFYEKGKLIFNPRVYPTIYQKASIGGYFSGGSWGIGSFMFGPNWDQVVEIKMVNPRAKIISLKGGDIKIAAHAEGTTGIVTRLKILKLNESFIPQLLLFDTFSEAIKFIQKIYDTLPEVYHITLRSQK; encoded by the coding sequence ATGCTTTTTGACTATTTTGAAAAAGAAGGAATACTATATACTACTGAATACGAGATAGTTAAAGAAAAATCAAAAGACTGGAGTTTTACCTCACCAATTTTAAGAAAGATAAACAAAGTTGCAGATGCAGTAGTTTTTCCCAGAAGTGAAGAAGATATAATAAAAATTGTTGAGTTTGCAATTGAAAACCACATTCCTTTGATCCCAAGAGGTTCTGGCTATGGAACAGTTGGTGGTTTAATACCTTTAAAAGGTGGGATAATAGTAGATATGAGTGGATTATCCGGAATAATAGAAGAGGATGAAGATACAATAACAGTTTATTCTGGGACTAAGTTTTATGAAAAAGGTAAATTGATATTTAACCCTAGAGTTTACCCTACAATTTATCAAAAAGCAAGTATAGGTGGTTATTTCTCTGGGGGCTCTTGGGGAATAGGATCTTTTATGTTTGGTCCTAATTGGGATCAGGTTGTTGAAATTAAAATGGTAAATCCTAGAGCAAAAATAATAAGTCTAAAAGGTGGTGATATCAAAATTGCAGCACATGCAGAAGGAACTACAGGTATAGTCACTAGATTAAAAATTTTGAAGTTAAATGAAAGTTTTATACCACAGCTTTTACTTTTTGACACATTTTCTGAGGCAATTAAGTTTATACAAAAAATTTACGATACACTACCAGAAGTTTATCACATAACCTTAAGGTCACAGAAATAA
- the hydA gene encoding dihydropyrimidinase, translating to MGYDLILKNVKLFSVAGPFEGDVAIKDGKITKISGDIQDQADKVVNLSGKYVIPGLIDGHTHMEFPFMSEVTADDFYYGTKASIAGGVTTIVDFITPPKGSSLGEAYEMWRKKADPKVISDYSLHSIIREISPKILEDIPDMIAKGVVSFKLFMAYKNEFMLNDSELYQLIKKISDYGGVIGIHAENGEIINELIQEFIREGKVESVYHYYSRPDILEIEATNRIASIASLVGKHVKMYIVHTSTGEAVDIITSYRKEGFKFFNETAPHYLMLNTEYLKRPDGYRFVMSPPLRSDEQRTKLWMRLASGDIYTVGSDHCVYSDAQKKRYKDDVPPFHEIPNGVPGTETILPLLFYFGVKRGIISMERFIEVTSYNPARLFGLYPRKGSIMPGADADFAVIDPNRRVKLSADVLHSNINYSIYDDVEVEGWNIMTIRRGEIVYEEGQVIAKKGSGTYIPGKTPVMV from the coding sequence ATGGGATACGACTTAATCTTAAAAAATGTAAAACTATTCTCAGTAGCAGGACCTTTTGAAGGTGACGTGGCAATAAAAGATGGAAAAATAACAAAGATAAGCGGAGATATACAAGACCAAGCGGATAAGGTTGTTAACTTATCTGGTAAATATGTTATACCGGGATTAATAGATGGACATACTCATATGGAATTCCCGTTCATGAGTGAAGTTACAGCAGATGACTTCTATTATGGTACTAAAGCATCTATAGCTGGAGGAGTAACTACCATTGTAGATTTTATTACACCACCTAAAGGTTCTAGTCTTGGAGAAGCTTATGAAATGTGGAGGAAAAAAGCTGATCCAAAGGTTATATCTGATTACAGTTTACATAGTATAATTAGAGAAATAAGTCCTAAGATACTTGAAGATATTCCAGACATGATTGCTAAGGGAGTAGTAAGTTTCAAGTTATTTATGGCTTATAAAAATGAGTTTATGCTTAATGATTCTGAACTATATCAATTAATTAAAAAAATATCTGATTATGGAGGAGTAATTGGAATTCATGCCGAAAATGGTGAAATAATAAACGAACTTATTCAAGAATTTATTAGAGAAGGCAAAGTTGAATCTGTATATCATTACTATTCAAGGCCAGATATTTTAGAAATAGAAGCAACAAATAGAATTGCTTCAATTGCAAGCTTAGTAGGTAAACATGTAAAAATGTATATAGTTCACACATCTACGGGAGAAGCAGTGGACATAATAACGTCATATAGAAAAGAAGGATTTAAATTCTTTAATGAGACAGCTCCTCATTATCTAATGCTAAACACAGAGTATTTAAAAAGACCAGACGGTTATAGATTTGTAATGAGTCCACCATTGAGAAGTGATGAACAAAGAACTAAGTTATGGATGAGATTAGCCTCTGGGGATATATACACTGTAGGTAGTGATCATTGCGTTTATTCAGATGCACAGAAAAAGAGGTATAAGGATGATGTACCACCTTTCCATGAAATTCCTAATGGTGTACCAGGTACTGAAACTATATTACCATTACTATTTTACTTTGGAGTAAAGAGAGGAATAATAAGTATGGAAAGATTTATAGAAGTTACTTCATATAATCCAGCAAGGTTATTTGGATTATATCCAAGGAAAGGTAGTATAATGCCGGGTGCTGATGCAGATTTCGCTGTAATAGATCCTAATAGGAGGGTTAAATTATCAGCTGATGTACTCCATAGCAATATTAATTATAGTATTTATGATGATGTTGAGGTCGAAGGATGGAATATAATGACGATAAGGAGAGGAGAAATAGTGTACGAAGAGGGTCAAGTAATAGCTAAGAAAGGTAGTGGAACGTATATACCAGGTAAGACACCAGTTATGGTATGA
- a CDS encoding MFS transporter, which produces MKEEIKVSIAAMIGIAFEFYDFLIFGFLSGILAELFFPSHNKLVSLLDTLAVFATGFAGRPLGAIVFGHLGDKIGRKYTLIITMTLMGLSSLFTGLLPGYAALGILAPILLTILRLLQGFSLGGEFGGGITLAAEFAKPTNRALYVGIAQMAQGIGPLMATGLIFVFSSIMAPPTFSSIGWRLLFVIGAFIAVIGVIIRLRIKESPVFKRIKDNGQISRVPLVEAFKTHWRRILLGLGFIVGGTTLTYATSVFATSYLETIIGVSAKTVSLALTIGYVVEAISILVFARIADKVGRKPMMITAAVGLLILVYPYFYLISTGQFLLIVLAQTLVAIVGSFGTGSYATALTELFPTKVRYTAVSFDYHVGVAVFGGTTPFIATYLIYVTGYKLAPVFWGIGGMIATLVAYLIYKETKGTVFEGQEKVEH; this is translated from the coding sequence ATGAAAGAGGAAATTAAAGTTTCAATAGCTGCTATGATAGGAATAGCATTTGAATTTTATGACTTTCTAATTTTTGGTTTTTTATCAGGTATTTTAGCTGAACTTTTCTTTCCTTCCCACAATAAATTAGTTTCTCTATTAGACACATTAGCAGTATTTGCTACCGGTTTCGCCGGAAGACCTTTAGGAGCTATAGTTTTCGGTCATCTAGGAGATAAGATAGGTAGAAAATATACATTAATAATAACTATGACATTGATGGGGTTATCATCTTTGTTTACTGGTCTGTTACCAGGATATGCTGCATTGGGTATTTTAGCACCTATATTACTAACTATACTCAGGCTACTCCAGGGTTTTTCACTAGGGGGAGAATTTGGTGGAGGAATAACGTTAGCTGCAGAGTTTGCTAAACCAACTAACAGAGCTTTGTATGTAGGAATCGCTCAAATGGCACAGGGAATCGGACCATTAATGGCTACTGGGCTAATATTCGTCTTTAGCAGTATTATGGCACCTCCTACATTCTCGTCAATCGGATGGAGACTTCTGTTCGTTATAGGTGCCTTTATAGCAGTAATTGGAGTAATAATAAGACTAAGGATAAAGGAATCTCCAGTATTTAAGAGAATTAAAGATAATGGTCAAATATCCAGAGTTCCATTAGTTGAGGCGTTTAAAACCCACTGGAGAAGAATATTGTTAGGTTTAGGATTTATAGTTGGAGGAACAACATTAACATATGCTACCAGTGTTTTTGCTACTTCATATTTAGAGACAATTATAGGTGTTTCAGCTAAGACAGTGTCCCTAGCGTTGACAATAGGTTATGTAGTTGAGGCTATATCTATACTCGTTTTTGCTAGGATTGCTGACAAGGTAGGGAGAAAGCCGATGATGATTACTGCTGCAGTGGGTCTGCTAATTCTCGTATATCCCTATTTCTATTTAATATCCACTGGTCAGTTCTTATTGATAGTATTAGCACAAACATTAGTTGCTATAGTTGGTTCATTTGGAACCGGCTCATATGCTACTGCATTAACTGAGCTATTTCCCACAAAAGTTAGGTATACCGCTGTGTCATTTGATTATCACGTAGGTGTTGCGGTATTTGGAGGCACTACGCCATTTATAGCAACCTACTTAATTTACGTAACTGGTTATAAACTTGCTCCAGTATTTTGGGGAATTGGAGGAATGATTGCAACTTTAGTCGCGTATTTAATTTATAAAGAGACTAAAGGAACTGTCTTTGAAGGGCAGGAAAAAGTTGAACATTAG
- a CDS encoding APC family permease, protein MQEKKKAFVRESSGLVREMDAKDAFSMNFSYLGPAAGVAYPLSFASTLIGASWILAGFLGALLMLPVAIMYYFLSKYIPRSAGDYIYISRTLGPRIGFIQALSNIFIFASGVPILAQLELPLVVEPSLQILGVTFHDSSLISFANNFSFSNETSPVFFASTLIIIALVTLVVIARTKYFARIITILTAIQILGTIAMIIGLIIVGPSYSSIFTKVSGSFGGPSYSHLESLCTIPTSGINPLTTIVLMSAITSFLFLYNNAPTYFSGEIKRAEKGGLFYGIIVSYIVTAIMALALLAELQNFIGEKFYDYTSFNGWDYSNGSGIPIATTSILAYVSIPFLNNPALIILFVASAITWYILYAIINLAIPTRTLFAISFDWLAPTFFTKVHEKFRTPIYATLFITGLNVIFDILEIYLGFSESAITTVIVFMLYQYFLAAIAAVVIAKKKLYGINDNRIGILGIISAIVLIIPAFFLIYYGIISSSFASLVFPNLTLNLGIIIGVPIVALVLFEVIRRIREKQGIDLSLTFSEIPPE, encoded by the coding sequence ATGCAAGAAAAAAAGAAAGCTTTCGTTAGGGAATCCTCTGGACTAGTAAGAGAAATGGATGCCAAAGACGCATTCTCAATGAACTTCTCATACTTAGGACCAGCAGCTGGTGTTGCATATCCATTAAGTTTTGCCTCAACATTAATTGGGGCTAGTTGGATATTAGCTGGGTTTTTAGGAGCATTATTAATGTTACCAGTAGCAATAATGTATTACTTCCTTTCAAAATACATACCAAGATCTGCTGGTGACTATATATACATATCAAGAACATTAGGACCTAGAATTGGGTTTATTCAAGCACTATCAAATATATTCATTTTTGCTAGCGGTGTACCAATTTTAGCTCAGCTTGAATTACCATTAGTTGTAGAACCCTCATTACAAATTCTTGGAGTAACATTTCATGATTCTTCATTAATCTCATTTGCTAATAATTTCTCATTCAGTAATGAAACTTCCCCCGTATTCTTTGCAAGTACGCTTATAATTATTGCCTTAGTTACACTAGTAGTAATAGCTAGAACTAAATACTTTGCTAGAATCATAACCATCTTAACAGCCATCCAGATTTTAGGTACTATAGCAATGATTATAGGCTTAATAATAGTTGGCCCTTCCTACTCATCGATATTTACAAAAGTTTCTGGATCCTTTGGTGGTCCGTCCTACTCGCACTTAGAATCTCTATGTACAATACCTACTAGTGGAATTAATCCATTAACTACTATAGTATTAATGTCAGCAATAACATCATTTCTCTTTTTATATAATAATGCCCCAACTTATTTTAGTGGTGAAATAAAGAGAGCTGAAAAAGGTGGTTTATTTTATGGTATCATTGTCTCATATATCGTAACTGCTATTATGGCTTTAGCACTTCTTGCTGAATTACAAAACTTCATTGGTGAGAAGTTTTATGATTACACTTCCTTTAACGGTTGGGATTACTCAAATGGATCTGGAATTCCTATAGCAACAACATCAATATTAGCTTATGTATCTATCCCCTTCTTAAATAATCCAGCATTAATAATACTTTTCGTAGCCAGTGCAATTACCTGGTATATCTTGTATGCTATAATTAATTTAGCTATACCAACTAGAACATTATTTGCAATATCCTTTGATTGGTTAGCTCCCACATTTTTCACTAAAGTTCATGAGAAGTTCAGAACCCCTATTTATGCAACACTTTTCATTACCGGATTAAACGTAATTTTTGATATTCTTGAAATATATTTAGGTTTCAGTGAAAGCGCTATTACTACTGTAATTGTTTTCATGCTTTACCAATACTTCTTGGCTGCAATAGCTGCAGTAGTTATTGCCAAAAAGAAACTTTATGGGATAAATGACAACAGAATAGGAATACTTGGAATAATTTCAGCAATAGTACTCATTATTCCGGCTTTCTTCCTTATTTATTATGGTATAATATCTAGTAGCTTCGCATCATTAGTATTTCCTAATCTAACTCTTAATTTAGGAATAATAATTGGTGTACCAATAGTAGCTTTAGTATTATTTGAAGTAATAAGAAGAATAAGAGAGAAACAAGGAATAGACTTATCATTAACGTTCAGTGAAATACCACCAGAGTGA
- a CDS encoding aspartate aminotransferase family protein, translating into MEDNLDGSILDAPKILITPPGPKSLAILKQQEVYETSALNYPKYFKIAIDKAQGSTIVDVDGNVYIDMVTGISVVNLGHNNPYIKKYVETQLNKVWHTLEIPTEIRVMFAKKLLSTLGFKAKLLFTTTGADAVEAGVKIARWVTKRKVIIAFEGSYHGITSGTLGFTGANRFKEFNPIFDSFVAKFPYPYPYRCPFKDCVNDILSLIDYAISNPAYLGGEVAGILVEPVQGEGGYVIPPRGFLKGLREIADKYSIPLIVDEVQTGVGRTGKMWAYQWEGITPDIVCISKSIGEGIPLSMVAYREDFDKLPIGFHLGTYRGNPLGLAAGLATLEFIERFDILSRVQRLGEKVLSELKEEISNPHVGDIRGLGFMIGIELVKGNKDPLSEGVKKAIEESLKRGLLVYKAGRWDNVIRLMPPLTIPEKLLFTGIEILKDILNNV; encoded by the coding sequence ATGGAAGATAATTTAGATGGCAGTATATTAGATGCTCCTAAGATCTTAATTACACCTCCAGGCCCAAAATCATTAGCAATTTTAAAACAACAAGAAGTGTACGAAACATCAGCACTAAACTATCCTAAATATTTTAAAATAGCGATTGATAAAGCTCAGGGATCAACAATAGTTGATGTTGATGGCAATGTTTATATTGATATGGTTACTGGAATATCCGTAGTTAATCTTGGTCATAATAATCCCTATATAAAGAAATATGTAGAGACGCAACTAAATAAGGTTTGGCATACTCTTGAAATACCTACAGAAATTAGAGTTATGTTTGCTAAAAAACTTCTCTCAACACTTGGGTTTAAAGCAAAACTTCTCTTTACTACTACAGGTGCTGATGCTGTTGAAGCTGGTGTTAAGATAGCTAGGTGGGTTACTAAGAGGAAAGTTATAATAGCTTTTGAAGGCTCTTATCATGGTATAACTTCTGGCACTTTAGGTTTTACTGGTGCTAATAGGTTTAAGGAATTTAATCCAATTTTCGATTCCTTTGTCGCAAAATTTCCTTATCCTTATCCTTACAGATGTCCCTTTAAGGATTGCGTTAATGATATACTCTCTCTAATTGATTATGCAATATCAAACCCAGCCTATTTAGGTGGTGAGGTAGCTGGTATATTAGTAGAGCCCGTCCAAGGTGAGGGCGGTTATGTTATTCCACCGAGAGGTTTTCTTAAAGGCTTAAGGGAAATTGCTGATAAGTATTCTATTCCTCTTATCGTTGACGAGGTTCAGACTGGTGTTGGTAGGACAGGGAAAATGTGGGCTTATCAATGGGAAGGCATAACTCCAGATATTGTCTGTATTTCCAAATCTATTGGTGAGGGAATTCCATTATCAATGGTTGCCTATAGGGAGGATTTTGATAAACTACCAATTGGTTTTCATTTAGGAACTTATAGGGGTAATCCTTTAGGTTTAGCAGCTGGTTTAGCTACTTTAGAATTCATTGAGAGGTTTGATATTCTTTCAAGGGTTCAAAGGTTGGGTGAGAAGGTGTTGAGTGAGTTGAAAGAGGAAATCAGCAATCCTCATGTTGGTGATATTAGGGGTTTAGGTTTTATGATTGGTATTGAGTTAGTAAAGGGCAATAAGGACCCCTTAAGTGAGGGTGTCAAAAAGGCTATTGAGGAGAGTTTGAAGAGAGGTTTATTAGTTTATAAGGCTGGTAGGTGGGACAATGTAATTAGATTAATGCCACCATTAACGATCCCAGAAAAATTATTGTTTACTGGAATAGAGATATTGAAAGACATATTAAATAACGTTTAA
- a CDS encoding NCS1 family nucleobase:cation symporter-1 produces MEESKISSGNIKLDVNEYGQGVHTVPDTFYNPNIAPLSKGVKTWNWINYTTIWAGMSHNVVAFELAGLLTFEFGAPLALFIIGFAYGTLLIALYLNGHIGAKWGIPYPTSVRPMFGIKGARVPVIMRAIVALFWFAVQTYVGGTLINAVIGIFYPPWNSLTANVLGMPENVAISMFIFWVLNVVVLFKGMGEVKDFELVAGPLIVATLGGLFAYAVSVAHGFGPLFSISGTETPSVSNIMLAISSMAGVWATLVLNIPDFTRFSKSQKDQFIGQAIGLPIVVTLFSFIAIGIVSTMIYLYHIPSSQAINYVNPVNIMYLFTKNPYLSLLVGASLVIATISVNVAANIVSPVYDLISLFPKKISTWSKASIIAALISFLYVPWLWYNNAGTIFDILGIIGSGLGSIAGIMIADYWILRKTNISLVDLFMPRGKYWYTDGYKFKALLAMAIGFLLPVIGFLIPALSFLYDYGWYLAVFISMIIYIIFEKKWK; encoded by the coding sequence ATGGAAGAAAGTAAAATAAGTAGTGGGAATATAAAGCTAGATGTTAATGAATATGGGCAAGGTGTACATACTGTTCCAGACACTTTTTATAATCCTAACATAGCACCATTATCTAAAGGAGTAAAAACATGGAATTGGATAAACTACACTACAATATGGGCTGGAATGTCTCATAACGTAGTAGCGTTTGAATTAGCCGGCTTATTGACTTTTGAATTTGGTGCCCCTTTAGCCCTCTTTATAATAGGATTTGCTTATGGCACATTACTTATTGCCTTATATTTGAATGGACATATTGGGGCTAAATGGGGTATTCCATATCCTACTTCAGTTAGACCAATGTTTGGAATAAAAGGGGCAAGGGTACCAGTTATTATGAGAGCGATTGTAGCACTATTCTGGTTTGCCGTGCAAACATATGTTGGTGGTACGTTAATTAACGCTGTCATAGGCATATTTTATCCTCCATGGAACTCATTAACTGCTAATGTGTTAGGGATGCCAGAAAATGTTGCTATTTCAATGTTTATCTTTTGGGTGCTAAACGTTGTAGTATTATTTAAGGGTATGGGTGAAGTTAAGGATTTTGAACTAGTAGCAGGTCCTTTAATTGTTGCAACTTTAGGCGGTTTATTTGCTTATGCAGTATCTGTGGCCCACGGATTTGGTCCATTATTCTCTATTAGCGGTACAGAAACACCTTCTGTGTCAAACATTATGTTAGCTATTTCCTCAATGGCTGGAGTTTGGGCAACATTAGTATTAAACATACCCGATTTTACAAGATTCTCTAAATCTCAGAAAGATCAATTTATTGGACAAGCAATAGGTTTACCAATAGTTGTTACCTTATTCTCGTTCATAGCTATAGGTATAGTATCAACAATGATTTACTTATATCATATCCCATCGTCACAAGCAATTAATTATGTTAATCCAGTAAATATCATGTACTTATTTACAAAAAACCCATATCTTTCCTTATTAGTTGGTGCTAGTTTAGTAATAGCTACAATATCTGTAAATGTGGCCGCAAATATTGTATCACCAGTATATGACTTAATTAGTCTATTTCCAAAGAAGATATCAACCTGGAGTAAGGCTTCAATAATAGCTGCACTAATCAGTTTCTTATATGTTCCATGGTTGTGGTATAACAACGCTGGAACAATTTTTGATATATTAGGAATAATAGGATCTGGATTAGGTTCAATAGCTGGTATAATGATTGCTGACTATTGGATATTAAGAAAAACTAATATAAGCCTAGTAGACTTGTTTATGCCAAGAGGAAAATATTGGTACACAGACGGTTATAAGTTTAAAGCCTTATTGGCTATGGCTATAGGCTTCTTATTGCCAGTTATTGGATTTTTAATACCAGCACTTAGCTTCTTGTATGACTATGGCTGGTATTTAGCTGTATTTATAAGCATGATAATATACATAATTTTCGAAAAGAAGTGGAAGTAG